Genomic DNA from Solanum dulcamara chromosome 4, daSolDulc1.2, whole genome shotgun sequence:
AGCGAGAATGAAatggtttgaattttttttagtggAAAAATGTAGATGCTACGGTGAGAAAGTATGAGTGGATGGAGGTAATTAGACAAGATATAATACTTATTGAGCTTATCGAAAATATGACCTTAAATAGGAGGATCTGAAAATTGTGAATTAAAGTAGAAAGTTGGTTGACAGTCGAGTGTTCTCTCAATTTCATGCACGATATGATTAGTGGTAGTACTTGGAGCTTCTTTCTTACTAGTGGTATTAGCATTATTCTTGTAGttttttgttcttcaatttCGATTATGACCTGCTTGTGTGCTTCGATTTTCACGTTATTTTGTTGAcataactatttttttaattgtatgCCATTTCTTTTgtcccattttatgtggcacCCAAAAAGAATATCGTCTTATTATAATGagaaacaatttaactttaaaatttctctcgttaatgaaatgattttcaATCATACAATTATCTAATAATTGTTTTAGATCACAActtcaaaagtctttttttaaaaacattgtGTCAAGTCAAATAATACCACATAAAATGAGACGGAGCGAGTATATATTGCTCCCATTTCACATTATTTTGTTGGTGTTACTGCTctcaattttgtatttttttccaaGCTATTTGAAAATGCTTTATTTCAAACCAAAAAATTATCGAAAAcaatctttctatttttacGAGGTAGATGTAAAATCTGCATACACTCTATCATTCTCTACATATAGAATTAtattgaatatgttgttgttaattaaaaagttttgaaaatattcttaaagaataataatttatgtttaactaattaattaaaaaatatttttattaatgagaTAATTAGAAGTGTCTTATGCTTGATTTATATtccaatttcttttttattttctgaaaaaataATTTCGTGTACCGTTTAAATATGTTTCTTTTTTAGCAGAATCCATCGGTGACCCCATAAAGTTGGCACCAATTTTCACTTAGACATCATAACTAGGTTTTGCTCATTTTAGAGACCTCAAGTAAGGTCTCGATGtatcattttgacattttttttgacaatcacccaaatatataAAGTATGTGTAATGCACTCGCTGATGATGTGTCAAAGTGGCGAATTAAACGAATAcacgtggcatatatatatcaaaaataattctcaaataataacttttgagtcgaaaaaaatgatcaataaCTTGATGACAtgtgatattttttaatttaaataataattaaaaaaaataaaaattaacaacttcTATTAACTTACCCACCCTCCCTTCTCTCCAGCCCCACTCACCCCTCCCGTCGCCTTCtccaaccccacccaccccaaccccaacccaTCCCCCACCCCACCAGATCTCCATTTCCACCTCCACCCACCCCAATCCTACCCATATTATcttcaaaaatactttaaaaagaatttaactattttgaaaattttattttataaaagcacAAGTTTTTCTTCTCTACTTCTAAAAAATAGTTATTAATAAATAgtggaagaaaaaaatcaattctcGTATGTGCAAAGGAATCAGAATACGTGAAGAATGATTTATGGATCTATAAGTTACTAAATctactaaaagaaattattatatgaagatggttttaaaatgatttgaaaaaaattaaaattttttgtccatatttttcaaattatttccaggaggaaaaaggcaacaaaataagaaagaggAAATCTCGTGGCATTCGAATTCATTTTATATTTGACATCATTAAATCTATTTCGCCATAGATGAAAAATGATAgctagaaaatggagaagaagatgaataagaaaaaaaaattaaaaatatatttttttaaaaaaaacattcttCACGCGCTCAAAATGGATGCAACACACGCAATGTGCTAAATCAGTgtaaagtgtcaaaatgacacatcaaaactttacttgaagtttctaaaataaataaaacctagttaaaatatctaaataaaagTTGATGTCAATTTTTGAGACTAGTCATGGGTCCGCCgtcttttttcttctaaaatgCGCAATGGCTATCAATCTATCAGTTGTCTCTAAGTTCTTATGTCACCTTACTGTCATTCCGTCACTGACAGAAGgatttttcttcttattctcTTGCGCACCTAGTAGGACGATTCAGTATTTATAGTattaaattaaaacaatataatattcatatttcacatatgttttattaattaattatgtaatatatattttcaacTTTATCACAATAAAATGTACtattaatttgaaataaaataaaatacatatttttgagATAAATTGAAGGGTGGTTCACACAAATACCCCTTATTTTGGGATAGTCTTCAACTTTTCCTCAAATTTGATGATTTTTAGTAATTATTGTGTAGCAATTTATAAATAAAGGATAAGTGGCTGAAAATATCACGACATCAAAataacaattaattttttttaaacataaattcatatttttgtgTCATAAACTAATATAACTTAAAAGCATAAACATAACAAATTATGCCGCTTTAATAGAggcgaattcaaaatttgaaaatgataGATATATCATCAATGACTAATGTGCGTTCATTAAAGCATGGTACCTAATATTGAGCCGTGTGATGATTTTATTAAACatagaaatataaaatttatgtactaacgtataaatataaattaaaagataaatttgataaaatttacTATGTGgaataataattttgaatttcaCTTTGCACTATGAAGTTACAAGTTCAAAATTAGCCAGCCTTTCATCCAATATTTTTGAATgccaaacaaaatatatatgtcatatctcaatatatatacattatttttttcGAAATTAACGAGTGCACATGAACACGTAGATCCACTTTTGTGCTTACTCTAAAACTAATACTAATCAAGACAATGTTTAATAACGGGTGCACGTGTACCCTCAGTTGGACTTATAGATCTGCTTTTGTGCTTACTCTAAAACTAATACTGATCAAGACAAAGTTTATGTTGAGTGAGACAAAAAAATTCTAAGCTTATGCCAAGTAAATTAAATACGATACAATTTagatcataaaaaatatactttaaacCATTACTTTcgttatataaataataaaagcaaattaaaaatattaatatttaagaataaaaaattaagagcacccaaaaaatatggcataatacataaattaacCCTTAAATTtgactttaaattttaaatataacctCCAACTTTTATAGTGCATAAATAGACATTTTAactatttatttcttaaacaAAAAAACACGCAAAACCAACAGACTTAGTACGTGATGTACAAAAGCTCTTAAATGGATCTTTTAGTCACTCAATAGCTGTCACGTAATTACAACctttaaacatattttataattaaataaaataaaaaaaataaagaaaacaaaagaaaatcttGCCCCCACTTCCTCACCACTAGCCCAGCTCAGCCCACACACTCTGCCCCCCACTCCCCCACCCCGaaaaaaacttattttgaaaaaaaaaaattgaatatgttTTTATTGCATCACCTCACCTGCcttccaaaaaaattaattttgttttgatttttttaaaaaattttttGGACCACCCCACTCACCCTCTCCCCcatcaaaattaattttgttttgaaaaaataaagttttaattttttttttttttatgttttgcaCCACCCACCCCTGCCCCAACCCCACCTCCTCccaaaaaagaacaaaataaccacctaagacatatatatatatatatataaaggtatTCATTAAGAGTAGAGTTgttatttttgcttttttttaattgttgtgAACCTCAAAAATTACACCTGACACGTATGAATTGCGTTCCGATCACACGCTATGTCAGGTTGAATTcgcatatttttttatttaaaaaataaataattaaaaaaaatctatttatgcattataaataaaaaataaaaaataaaaaaatctatttaaggccaatttatatattatgaaaaaaaataaaaaaattgcaaaagCTTCAAGATAGTGCCTGTGAAATTGCTAGATTTCCACCACAAGTAGAAGCAAAATGACAGCTATAGTAGCTATAAAGGCAGCAGTAAAATCTGAAAACTGACACAGTTCACCTTTCTAGGCAAAAGTTAATTTACCAAAAGGGCCTCTAAAGTTGTATTATTTGCAGAAACAACAAACAATAACCAAGTATCTGGACATAGTATTTTATCTCGTAATTAAAAATCGAATGAATAAGGATCCCATTTTCCCTTTGATCTACTCCTTTCTAACGGAAATTTGGTGTAATTTGACCTCCTAGCACTAATCTCAACTTCCTGGATATACGGATACATCTATATGGTACCTATTAATTGTCCCATCGTGAAAATGGCAAGTAATTCACTATAGTTCTTCTGCATAACTAACATGAATATTCTATTTATGCAGTGTTCATGGTTGGATCTTCGTGCATTGTGCTAGGGTTGCTCAAGTACATTCACAAGAATAGTGAAAAAATATCCTAACTGCTCTCAATAATTTGAATACATGATGCCCCCGTTACAACGGAGGAAAAGGCAAAAATTTATTGCAAAAATTTTTCTGCACACATTATCCGTGGGCAGCAACATTATCCGCTCCCCATGATGAGTTGATTTAGATAAGGGCTGCAACACCAAGTTGCTGCATCTCTTTAAGCCTCCATATAGGGTGGATCGCTCCTTCTCCGAGTTCTTCTGCTTCTACTAGTTGCATAGCCCAAGCATAGTATACAGTGTGTATCGTATCCTAAATACAGCAACCACATTTAGCCATATTCAAATTCAGAAGTCTTAGCTTTGATGATGAGCTACTGTAGATTGAGATCATTCGATAGAACAACAAAGACGTCTCAACAAAGAAGCTTTTTCTAAGGAGCTTTAAAAGTCAATTGAATTCGGAAATTTTTAACGGATGCTCGTTAACACGCTTTTATGTATGACGATCACGCTAGTAACATAGAAAAATGACAATTTGACTACAGATGATACGATGAAGTTTGTACAAGATGAAATTCGATATAAAATACCAAATTTACCAGAAGGGTCAACAAATAGAATATACAATGGAGGACATTTTAAGTAACGTCAACCTAAAACAGAGGAcaaaactattttattttttttgacaattgaaggatataaaagataaaaacaGAGGATAAAACTTACCTGTCCCCCTTCTTTAATTGAACCAAGTTTATCACGTATGCAGTAAACCTGTTGCGTCTGGAACTGTGAAAATTACCAAAGAAAGATTACTATCAGGTTTTCTCCATCATTTACATAcaatatgtttttaaaaaattaccaaaGAAAGTTTACTATCAGGATTTCTCCGtaatttatatacaaatattttttaagtattTGTTAGACAGAGAGCCCTTTCAAGAGGTGCATTGGTCCAGACATCAAAAAAATGAGGAAAGATGCTTACCGCCAAAATGATAATGGGACTGTCTCCCATCATTTTTGTTTCCCGTACTTCGACGTCCGAAATATGTAAAATCTGCAgaatgagagagagagagtagttAACGATATAGATTGTCTAGACATTTATTCGTGCATATAGAAGTGCACAGAAATTAAAAGGTTGGATCTGTCCGCCAGCACCCCTTTTTTGGGGATTTGGGGCGGgggggcgggggggggggggtgaacACATTTTCAGTAGGCTTATTTGATTCCTAGTAGCAATGGGGAGAAACCACATTagaggaaaaggaaaaggaaacttTGATGTGAGAGAAACCAATTAGTCCTGAACTCACAACTAATCGTTCCCTTTAATGTAGTTTACCACGTGATGCAAAATTAGAGATCACAAGTTTCATTCAGAATTTTCAGTTTGAGCGACTTTCCTAGAGTGAGAAGTGGGAAATCTGGGATGAACCATCTCTCTAGGGATTGTGAAAGATGTTCTACTAGAAATATTCTTGTTATTGCTTCGACTCATATTCCCCCAAAAGTGGATTCCGCTTTAATAACCCTGAATAAATTAAATGCGTGCATTAAGATATGCAGGCTCCTTATTCCAAGACAACAAAAGCAATTTTTCCACTCTTTCATATACCTCGTACAGCTGCAGCAggatttgaaaaagaaattgatCGTGACTTTCTTCCCTTTTGGGCCAATGGTAGGAGAGGAAGGAAATAACAATTAAGGTGAAGCAGGGTCAGAAACGATGAATCTCTTTAATGGGGAGAAACCACAGGAGAGGGAAAGGGAGGTTTGATGCTAGAGAAACCAATTAGTACTGAACTCAAGCTAATCAATCCCTTTAATGTAGTATACCGTGTTATGCAAAATGAGAGATCACAAGTTTCATGCCGAATTTTCAGTTTGAGCGTCTTTCCTACAGAGAGAAGTGGGAAATCTGGGATGATTTCAAATCAAGGCCACAACTATAGCAAATGCAGCATCCAATGTTTCGATCAAGGCAAATGAGAAACAAAAACATTAACTATTGACGCCCTACAACTCCGAAAGAAACAAAACTAGAAcatttaaaagaacaaaaacaATACCACTCTACAAGGTATTAGATTTGTTGAACAGGTTCCATGACAGAAGTCAGATAGTTCTAGTCAGGGACAACAGTCCTAAATCTCTATCACCACAACAGCATCTAAACACAAAGTTTCAGGGATTAATGACCTTGACTTGACAAGCACAGAACTCGTAAATTGTATTCACATTAACAGAATAAGTCCATGGATCAGCATAAAAATGTAATCATCTACAGTAGTATGAACAGTGTCTTGGCTATTTCAAATTACGAAACAATTTTAGTTCGATCAATTTTTACTTTGACCTTGTCTGACATGCTAGTAGAAATCATTAAGAACAGATTGTAACAGTGAAAGTTTGAGCAAAGCAGCACTCTTCATTTATTGTTATTCCCCTACagtgtaaataaatattcaaacTGGAAGGCAATGCCataacttgtatttttcttacCTTGTTATCAAAAATGATACCCTGGCTATCAAAAGCTTGATGCTCTGCTTTACATCGCTCAATTACCTCTTTGCTGCAATATTTCTTCAACACCTCTGAATCTCCCTTATGACCCAAAAAGGAAAATGTCATTGAAAgacaatgaaaaaaataacatatttaagtaTATCAACATGAGAAGATTCAATAAGCAGTGAAAGACAAACTAAAGCACGGTTCAAGGCAGGAAAAGGAAGGGTAAGGTAAAGGTGGACCTACTCATCGACTTCTGAAGTATTTATCCATCCCTTTGGGTTAAAGGTAAAGACACATACATTCTCCTCTCTGTCCAACTTTGAAAGGGTTGAAAACTAGACATAAAGAGGTTGCACCACCCGCTCCTAATTGTGAACGAAGCAAATGACAAACCCATACCCTTCCTTCTGCCTCTCCCATTTTCACCCCACACGAGAAATAGTGTGCATGTGTTCATAAGCTTtagtgaacttctgcatacTTACTTTGAAGAATGCTCCAAGAACTGGTCGAATCACTTCTTGAACCTCAGCAACAAATTCAGGTAAAGAAAATGACCTTCACAAGACatacttcaaatttcttaaACAAGCCAAAAATGATAATGAAGAATCAAGCAAAAGAAGGCTGTAATCATACGGATCTCTGCGGCGGATCTCTTTAAATGACAAAGCAGCTGTTGATTCTCCAAACACAGTTTCATTTATACTGTAACATTAAGATGGAAATTATAAGTTCATTTTAAATTGAACGCTATCCGGGACACAGCATTAAAATTGAAATGTATAGCCATACTCTTGGATTTTATGAACAACGGGATGATCACTTGTTTCCCATCTCTCACGAATATCTTCTGCAATCTGTCCTACCACAAAAATATTTCAGATAACTTCATATCAAATTCAATCCAAATTCACTGCTGCTGCTATCAGCTAAACGATTGTATGCTAAAAATCATCACCTATGAATGCTTTCTGGATCAAGGAATGTATATCCTCATTGGATTAAATATTGCAGATGACaaagtttgaaaagaaaatatattaccAGCACAAAAGTTAAAATTCTACTGAAAATCAGTAAGTACCTCCTGGCTTTTTGTTACAACAGGTTCACTCATGCCAGTAAAGCGCTTAAAAACAGGGTGACCTTGCATCTGGAAATAATAAAACTCAGGGCATTAAGATTTAggattatgagaggaaaaagACAAGTTCACTCATCTCAACAGGGACtaataagaaagaaaattacTTTTTCCTTGAATGTCTCCCATTTCTTATTCCATTTTGATTGCTTTGACGGCAAGACAGCAACATCAGTCCTTGTGCTCCTCTCAAAGTTTGATGAAGTTTCTTGTGTGGAAGCAGAATGTTCGAGGCGCTTTCTCTTACCTGGAGTACCTTTCAATTCATCCAATATGATGCCATATCCCTTCTTGGCTAAGTCAACAGGCTTTGCTTCTTTTATTTTCTGGAAGGCTGGTGAGACTTTCGATGATAAGGATGAGGCAGCATACTTAACCTTGCTAAAAACTGTTTCTGCATTATCACTGGAAGAAgattgctgctgctgctgctcctGTTGAGTTTTTGCTGATGCAGACTCACTACTCTCATTGGTATTTGAACCAGAGGTATCTGAATGACCACTTGATCCTGGAGTTTCTTCCTTCCCCATCCGAAAACTTCCTCTGACCTAAATACGAATCAAGGTAGACTGTCACTTCCTTAAAGAATTCACCATAATCCGTTTATGTTCTAAAAAGAGCTCAGTAAAAAATTACCAACCTCCTCTTTAGTAGCAGATATTTTTTCCTCCACATTGGCATAAACCTACAAGACAAATTATATGAACTCAAAAAGCAGTGACAAAACTTAACATTTCAAGGAACTTCCAGAATTTGGAGATTGaaatatcaatatttttttatgaaggtGTTTTATTACTGAATTCAAGGAAAACTATTCAGTACAAGAATACATATGTTAGCTCCATtacatgatgttatgaagagcCAGGAAGCTAACCAAAAGAACCCAGAATATTTGGGGGGCATACAAACATGTGGCTGAGTCAAGGTTAGGGAAGTAGGGAACTAACAAAGGCTAGAAATGCATCAACATTATTTACATAGGAAAGTTGTTCTAACCAAAgatacaaaaaaacaaaaataaacatCTAGCCTACAGGGAGTTTGCTAATTAAAAGTGATAGGTGTCGAAAAcataattaatcaaataagAGTGTGCTCTCTCTAACAActtaagcttttagatgagatgatCACACACTTCAAAATGATATTAGAGTAGGCAAAGGTGGGTTTGGGTCTCACCACCATCCAATATCGAAAAGGATTTTCACGTGCTTAGTCCATGAAAAAGAATCAAACCCACACGTCTATTAATTAAACAAAAACAAGCTATCTCTAATGGCTTAACCTTTTTTGCTGTAGCTTCAGCTTCAGTCCAAACACCATCGACATGCTTGTAAAGCTGCTCAGTTGTCTGCTTCGTTCTGCATTTGCCAGTTCACCATTTCAGGGTCCCCATTGGTAGTTCTGCCAGCCTTGACATACAACAGTATGTCTCAGCCCCTTAAGAAAAGGCTAAAACCACTTTAAAAGTACATTTGAAGGAAATCTAAAAGTCACCTTGTTTTAAGATCTTCTTTCACCCCTTTCAACTCCTCTGCTTTCTCCTTCAGCACCTTGACTGACTGTTTGAATTCTTGATTTCTGCAGCCATAAGAGTTGAGGAATAAACCCAATGACCCCCCCAACAAAGCCTTAGAAACAAATAGATGGAGAGGGCAACACAAACAGCCAGAAACTTGATCGTCATAAAGTTGAGAATTAGTGCATTCTCTACCTTCTCACTTCAAAGGATACCAACATGTCCCCATACCACCCACCcccaaggaaaaaaaagaaatgctCAGAATCAGGTTGTCCATACTGCATTTCGACAGATCTTGTCAACTAATGAATGTAAGGTAGCCATTTCTGTTGGGAATTTTAAAGATAAAGATGCAGTAATCAATGATAAAAAATCTTGAATGCAAGTTAAATTGAGTGGATACATAACCCACCTAAGAGGGAAAATAACGTATTTGAAAAAACTACATTGTCTAGCATTTCCACATAATGCATGTGTGTCCTTGTTTTGTATGACAATAGTGCAGACATTGGATAAAGTGATTAGGAATCTTCTGCATAGAGAAAAACATTGCCACAAGAAATATCATTTCGTGGAGCAAAAGGAAATAATATCCGTTTTAGAGAGGGAGGTTTCAGGTTCAGGAgactaatttatttaatatgacCATGTAATGGAATGGTGGTAGAGATAAACACAAAAAGAGATGAATAATGAAGTAGGTGATAGTTGCTAAATATGGGATATGAATGGATGATTTTCAGATAAAGTGACTAGCTATTTGCTGAGCACGCCTGCGAAAAGGTATTATAACGAAAAGACAACTTAACAAGATTCATTGGCTTAGTCGTTGATAGGAATGGGAATGGGGCGGGttcgattttattttttttggagatagTGGTAATTAACGCACAGTTATTACTCAAAAGTGGAAACTTTGAATTTAAGTTTAAAGATTTTCAAAACTACTGTAGCTATACTATTCTTAAGTGCTATAGCTAGAATTCTCATAACATTATATCCTTCAGTCATCCACTGTAGAGACTTTAGTTATTGTATTGTATGCTATTGACATCTTAATAATGAGGTTTGTTTAgattgttattttaatttaatgatattaaattgTTGAATTCATTGTTACATAACAATAAACAATATCATTTTATGTAATAACAAAAATGTGGGGCCGCGGGGGGTTGAAAACGAAAAAAAATACTATGTGGGCGGGGGCGGGGTGGGTTGGAGACTTGGGAGTCTTTGCGGGTTTGCCCTGCAATCGCCCTGTTGCCATCCATAGTCGTTGGGACTGGTATGTGGCATGAAGATGCAATTATGGGCTTGTGGCTGACATTATGTTAGAAATCGTTCAAGGGAATATCATGAGAATTTAGCTCTTGAGGAGCTATTCAAATTGAGTATCTGAGAAATGGAAGTGCCCAGTAAAAGTTTTACCATTACGTTGAGGCGGAACGTGGGAAGGATAGGATGGTATAAAGAGGGTCAGTGTGTgtatattttcattaaaatcTTATTCATTCGGTCTAATTAATTCAGGAGAAAAGAAGACATTGTAAAAGGAGATTCTAATACTAAAGCACCAAAGAAAGTTTCTAAATGAAACCCTTACAAGACAATCCGATAAAGAATAAACGCATTACATTAAGTGGGAGATTTAAGTGCAGAGGGCGCGGGCATATGTTGATCACTTGCTGTTACACTTTAGAGTAGCTTCATAGTGGAATTCTCTCAATGTGACATTGATTGAGCATCCCAAAGATAGTGTTAAGAGGCAATGGAAAGATAAAGGTTAAAGAAGCTTGCAACCATGTGCCTGCTATGTTCTTTTCTAGAATATTTGGAACTGAAGGATTTTTCAAAGCACTGAGAAAATACTTAAGATACATAAATATCTCGTTTTTATTTCACATATAATTTGGCATAAAGACTTCCTTTGTATCAATAGTTGTTTACACTTTAAGGGAGATCAAAAGTAGCCTACATACCCAGGCTGAAAACATATTCATGACGCATCTTAGCgaattaaaaaatgataatcTATCCGATTTATAGCAAGCCCACATCTGATCAGAAAAAAGGAACTTGTAATTCTCAGAAACAAAATTTCCCAGCTCAcaaaaaattcctttttcttctttactACCATTATTTAAGGAAGCAAATAACTAAGTAAAAAGGTTCGGCATTGAAAAGCAACACCAAATAGAAAATACCTGTCTACTTCGCCTTTAACCTTCTCGGAGAACTCATTGAATACACCGAAATGACGAATACCCAAATACCTGTCTGCTCCAATCAACCTCAAATTTGTTGCAACTCTACCAGAAACCACCTAATGCAAACATTAAAAATTAACGAATTATACAGAAGGAGCTATAAAACCTATTTAAGCACAAATTCAATAGCTTCACAATAGAGAAGGCAAATAACAAGAACCTGTTGTGGTGCTAATATTCGGCGGAAAACAGGTTGTTTGGAGATAAACAAGTCTCGCACAATCTTTCTGCTGGTCATTTGGAGCCTTTTTGCTGATTTAATGAACAAATTTTCTTCTTCGGGTGAAGAAGGAAACGAAGGTCTGTATAGACACTTTCTTCCGTTCCTGCCCTAATGTTAGAGGACTTGTTTGGGCCGCACGATAAACCCCAATTTTTACTAGTTTGATTTTTCCTTCGACTTAGATTCTCTTTCCTTTTGTTAAATAAAATAAGGCTagtttgatcataaatattgtgaaatttgaaaaaaattattattgaataaaaaaatatatatatataaattgaaattgtgtttagatcaaaatataaaattaaaattatattttttaagtgatttgaagtggaaaaaaagtgtttttcaaattttgaaattcaattaaaatataagagTTATCCACATTCCAATGATAATGTAAGGATTATAGAAAATGATTAAACACCTTGGGTTGGTATAAGCTATTATGGGACTTGGACAACACTATGATTcaattatatataaatgattTTGTGATTATTCAAAGTTTAAAGTTTATATatctttaataattttatcGCTTGCCATTTAATTAACTCGCAACTTATTTATGATATTAGGTTCATAGTTTATATAGtataatatgtttatatttctcaaacatatatatgaaatttgaaACGAAATtatagagtttttttttttttgaatttgtacCATATTCTTAAAAAACAATTGAAACTCTAAGGGTGTGTTTGACAATTATTATGGAGGAGAAattgttttgaaaaatattttttctaagaaaataagtttcttaaaatgatgaaatgacttTCCTAATAAAAATAGCGAAAATAAGTTCTACGAGTGACATTTTGTAATGATTGTATCCTCCCTATCTTCCGGATTTCAACACACTCTCGTAGCCGCCGCCATCTCTCTCACCGCACCGCCCAACCACCACCAGCTAATTACTCCCACCTTTCATATTATTTGTCTAagattaattatatataaaaaaattaggataatattttttactttccatattaaactcaagaaaaaaaatacatactcatttattttcttaaaaacattttccttcagaCCAAACACACTTCCATAGAAAGa
This window encodes:
- the LOC129886262 gene encoding mitochondrial import inner membrane translocase subunit TIM44-2, with translation MTSRKIVRDLFISKQPVFRRILAPQQVVSGRVATNLRLIGADRYLGIRHFGVFNEFSEKVKGEVDRNQEFKQSVKVLKEKAEELKGVKEDLKTRTKQTTEQLYKHVDGVWTEAEATAKKVYANVEEKISATKEEVRGSFRMGKEETPGSSGHSDTSGSNTNESSESASAKTQQEQQQQQSSSSDNAETVFSKVKYAASSLSSKVSPAFQKIKEAKPVDLAKKGYGIILDELKGTPGKRKRLEHSASTQETSSNFERSTRTDVAVLPSKQSKWNKKWETFKEKMQGHPVFKRFTGMSEPVVTKSQEIAEDIRERWETSDHPVVHKIQDINETVFGESTAALSFKEIRRRDPSFSLPEFVAEVQEVIRPVLGAFFKGDSEVLKKYCSKEVIERCKAEHQAFDSQGIIFDNKILHISDVEVRETKMMGDSPIIILAFQTQQVYCIRDKLGSIKEGGQDTIHTVYYAWAMQLVEAEELGEGAIHPIWRLKEMQQLGVAALI